Part of the Quercus lobata isolate SW786 chromosome 6, ValleyOak3.0 Primary Assembly, whole genome shotgun sequence genome, GAATTTGAGACATTCCGGTGTCACATTCTTCTAGTTTTTAATTTACTAAATGCTTATGGTAAGAAATTTGACCATAGTGaactttttcatctaaaatttCCCTAAAAGGTCTCAAAacctcaacaacaacaaaatattaataaataaaccttGAAACCTTTACCAAAGGTCTATATTTAGGTGACTGGATCGCCTCAAAGAATCAAAGAGTTCCATCATCCCATGCCCCTGCACtcaaaaaattagtttctattttttattttattttttttttttttgtaatttctaTAAGCCTATGAGCATGAATTTAATGCTAGTTTTTtaacttgaaagttgaaataaAAGATcctaatatttttaattcaaattcattTAAATTAACTTCTTCACACAttaaaaatatctttaaaaatgaATCGGAAAAGTTTCAAGTTTTGCAATAATGCATTattgaatttgttgaaattaaCATGAAGttaatgttgaaattgattaaatattgTGTAAAGATgtagatcaataactatgtgaGAAAGAAAACTCCAAAAGGTTGGCTAAGTAGTTTCTAAGACCTTATAATATCCATAAGATCTTTGATTCGAAACCTTTTTCCCACATCTTGGGGCCACTCAAGAGATTTCTCTTTGTAATAATATGGTGCTTATAGGATGGGGGATTGTATATACCCGAGAGAATAATCTTCGATACTTGAAAAAGTCTAGATACTCTCATTTGTgtcaataaaaaatgaaaattaatttagatAAGTTAGAAATCTGTTGGAGATCATGTGCAAAATTTGAGGATTTGTTAATTTATTATGCAACAATTTTAGccttaattggatttttttatattatatatgaaatttcTATAAGGTAATTTTGGTCATTAAAAGATAACACTTAACAAGTGGAatccatttaatttctaataGTACAAGAGTACAAGATTGTCAAGAATCTTATAATTCAATGGCATAACCTACTCTCTTGAATCCCCTTTATAAAGCTACTATGCATTTACTCTAATGAAAAAGCCTGTTTGCAAGTAACATCAAGATTTTGAGATGACTTCTATTTTATGTATTCAATGTGATACAACATTGACatttcacttttccaaactaGAACATCAAAAGAAAGACAATTACAACTCCAGAAATcgtattattatatattagcAAGTCCAAGGCCATAATGGCTGGATATTAAAAAATTCACTTTAACTCAAAGATATAGGCAACactcaaaaatgaaaacatgctTTAGTTGTAGGCATCAGGATTTGCCAAAAGGTAGCCTTCAACAGCCTTGAAAAGTCCCGCAGCCTTTTCTTTACCAGCCTTGATTTGCTCTTCCTTAATCTCATGATCACCTTTGGTGTGGTACTTGCTGGTGCTCTTCAAGATGGATCCCCCATCTGGGGATGCCACTAGCTTAATCTCGTATGAGATTTTCTCGAGTTTGTCAGTTAAAGCATCACCTTCAATCAAGCTATAGCCATATGTGAAGTTTGCATTGTCAATCTCATCAATCCTGTGCTTTACATAGTTGAATTGGCTGCCTgcatatataacaaaaaaaaaaaaacacttgttACTTCTTTTGTATCATGCCATGAAAGTGACAAAGATAAGTAGCATTctaatttagttgtttttgaaaaatatataggaaccaataaatataataaatacttctaaaattaaaatgataaacaAGTATCACCTTAGACATTAGaaattgaaattattaaaataagagTTAAGTAATTATAATTCATCATTACTAATCCACATAAACTTTTGGACAAGTGATAATTTATCATAAACTTACCTTCGCCAAAGTTAACCTTCTTGATAGTTCCTGGCCCTCCATTTCCTTCAATGATTTCAGCACTCTTAATGGCTTGTGGTGCAATCTTTGGGATGAGGTTGTCAGCATCAAGGACAAAGGCCTTGAATAGCCTAGCTGATGGGATAACGGTGGTGGTTTCGGCTTCGTAAGTGAAAACACCCATGATGAAGTAAAGAATTTGGAAGTGAACTAGTTTTTGAGCTTGTTAGATGTGAGAAGTTGGGAACTAGAGGATGGTATTTATAGACTGAAGGTTTGCTTGCATGTATGGGAGTATATATGACCATCTAGATCAAAGAATTTTAGGAGTTTTCAAATACTCCTTTTTAGATGTCCCCACTATAACAATtggattacaattttttaagaaaagcaTTTGTGGTTAGTCAAAGAAAGCACCTTTGGAAATTGTTCAATAAAATAACCCAACTGAATGCTGTACTATCCTAAATTATTTCCTagctataaacaaaaaaagctCTTATAAACATGTGAAGAGAACATAATTAGGAATCATGAGGGATAATTAGCATAATGGTAAATTAAAATAAGGTGATGTAAATTTTTCTACTCGGATTATTTGAACTTTGTATATTAATTAGTCCTTTAATTTGGACCCTAACTTATGCTTAATGCCtaacttgaaagttgaaaccaccCTTTGTGAGTGATCACGTAATAAGTTACTGTGTTTATAAGTAAAACCAAAGCACATATTTGGCGTGTAAAACAATTAGATACccatttttgttaaaaagcTTGACAGTGTGCAACAACTTGAATATTGAAAATTGACTTTCAATATTCAAGGATGGCTGGCTCGCTCGCTGCAGACTACCACAAGCCAACAAAGGCCAccaataaattttctattcattcAACAATAAGATCTATTTAGTGTAATTTTCTCTTCAATATAAGCTTCAGACCTAAAAAAGATGCTTCCATGGTGCATAAAAAGAAGCAACGGAAGAGGAGATTATTAGGAGCCATCAAATAttaatatgaatattttttcAGTCTACTTTGTCTCTCTATTAATTCTTGATAGAAATATCTTCCCATTCATTCCTTATTCCTTACTAATCCTCTACTTGTAGTTCAAGTATTGTAACcataatttgtttattattagtTTAGGTTTATGCCTACTACAACTGCCCTGAGCCTTTATTTGGGTTAATTATAATATACAAAATGTTTGATAGTAAAGAAAGATATAGACATTAAGGGTTTTATGCTCTAGATGTAAGTTTTTAAGGCTAAATAAtgttaatctctctctctcaacttaggtttcattttaatttaggTTAATATTTAGCTATTTCAGAAGTGAGAATTTGAGTACATATCATATGTCTCTTGGTCTTTGTATCCATGTATGAAAGCTCtaaaaaataagccttatatatgtctaagattgtgaaaaaagaaactctaaacaaatatacaagacTGGACCGAATTTTAGATCTAGAAATTCTGAAATCttaattcttgatagatcgaactgctatcgagacttaatgaacaacttttcttcacttgtttcttggaccaatcttcatgtctttaatacttgacttgaacaacatgtttcttgaagtactaaccctatcttagatctacccaattacaagtaaagtgcattttgttaaagaattagccaattataataaattatgacCCTAACAttaatcatgaaaaaaaaatttatgaattataatGCTTATATTTATTATCTTTAGGTAAATTTTGCTGCCCATCATGTGGGTTAGAgactaataatttataaaaatattatgtctATTGgcccatctatatatatacaactgaaacctctaaaactctcacaattttccatgccagcacaatatttaaaaaaaaaaaatcataaacacaaaaaaaaaaaaaaaaaaaaacttaaacgCAAAATCAGAGAAGCCCTAACACGCTCTACCTTCTCCTTCCTCCAAAACGCAAACCATGCTCTACCGTTCCCCACACGCAAATCACAGCTCAACGGCTTCACCTTCAATCCAAAACGCAGGCCACCATCAGTCCTTCTCTCCCACAACTCAACAGCTCCACCTTCTCCGGCACCACCCTTCTCCAGCTTTATATTTGTCGGCCACCCATAAACATTTTGTTTCTAAACATTCTATTTTTGAAGCCCCACCATTTGATTATCTCTTCAGCCCTCTGTCTATTAAGTATACTCATCCAAAACCTTCTTCTCTCTAACCACTTCACCCATTCCTAACGCAGACCTCTAGGTTTCATCcccaataaaagtaaaacactcCCTCTTTCAAAATCTGGGTTTAATCCTCTCTATCATTCTCTCTAAGGTATTATCCCAAATTGCCGACTCTTCCAAAGAAGGtaactcttttctctctttacgATTAAATCTGTTAGTACGAATCACATCAGATAACTGTGAAacgttttaacttttatttagttttactaATTCGTTAATGTTTGAGTTGCTTTCAATTTGATTATTGTtgatttcaattaatttacacctaagaatttgttaaattaatttttttttaatttgatttctttctcTGATTTCGTAGTTGATAAAtcatgttcttcttcttcatctttctcctCCAACCCAGGTTAGTTAACTTTCCTAGAATCAAAATAGTTTCACTTTTCATAGACGCACACCATTTGCTTGATATAAAGCTTCCAAAGTATTTTCACGATCAGACAAACTTAACCAAATTGAGCATCTGTTTAGGTgttaaggaaaacaaaaacaatgaacTTTTGTGAATTGTGAATTTTGCTTTGTTAATTTGCCAATTGTGAATTACTTTATGTTATTTCTACTAAGATTTTTCTAtggtattctattttatttcacttttgTTGCAGGtgcttgcattttcttttttctttttttcatgtttGTAGCTGAACATGATTAAGGAGGGGTTACATATGATTCTTTGTACTACAAGTCGAGGAAAGTCAGGTATTTACCTTTTctttattctattttgtttcttgcatatttattggtaatatgtttctagaaagaatttgaaattggaatgTGATTGCATATTTAAGTTTCTTGGTTATCTCAAACTTGGGGGTATTCCTGAGTCTGTTGACTCTGTTTTGTATTTGTAGTTTTAGTTGTGTATTTGCACTGGCTGTCATTctgtttcatatatatatatatatatatatatatatattaataaaattttgatattgttaattGTCATAGATGTTTTTTTACCTCCAAAACAAAGACTCACGCCTAAACCCGCTCCCCAAACCACCGATCTCCACTTTTGAGAGACAAAATGCAAACCCTTTGACCTTCCTCAACCATTCCCCTTCTCCTTCATCCAAAACAAAGACCCACGGCCACACCCACTCCCCAAACCACCATACCTTTGTGAcatgaaatcaatttttttaatgattgggaAGAGCACCAATCTGTCTATAACCAAAGGAAAA contains:
- the LOC115950646 gene encoding major allergen Pru ar 1-like — protein: MGVFTYEAETTTVIPSARLFKAFVLDADNLIPKIAPQAIKSAEIIEGNGGPGTIKKVNFGEGSQFNYVKHRIDEIDNANFTYGYSLIEGDALTDKLEKISYEIKLVASPDGGSILKSTSKYHTKGDHEIKEEQIKAGKEKAAGLFKAVEGYLLANPDAYN